The region ATATGTTTTGGTTCAAGTAATATCCCATGCCTTCTTGGTATGTTTTGAAGTAATTTCAATACATCATATGTTTTGGTTCAAGAAATGTAGGTAATATTTCTAATGCAGTAAGTTCGATATTTCAATACATCATATGTTTTGGTTCAAGAGACTTATATAAGTTTTCATACTTTTTATCATTATAATTTCAATACATCATATGTTTTGGTTCAAGAAATTTCATTTGAATTTTTAATAAGAAAAAAAGAATTTCAATACATCATATGTTTTGGTTCAAGGCAATCAAAACTATTCTACTTTATCACATAAGATTATTTCAATACATCATATGTTTTGGTTCAAGCAAATACTAATTTGATATTTTCTTTTAATAATTTAGAATTTCAATACATCATATGTTTTGGTTCAAGCTAATAAAGTAAAAAGGCCAGCTCTTAGGTACCAATTTCAATACATCATATGTTTTGGTTCAAGTTAGATGATTTAGGCATTTCTAAAATACACTTTCCCTTTAATTGGTTCTTTAAAGAAGTTTTTCCAACCGATTATTTTAAAACAATAAGTTGTGAAAGAACTTTTTAAAAGTGCCTTATTATAGCTGTTTTTAGATGATATTGTTTTTAAGTAGCTTGGAAAAATTATATAAAGATGGATTCTGATTCTTTTTTATCATTTCCTATAACAACTTCTGCAAAGCTTCCTGAGTTTTGTACCTTTATGATGGAGATAAAATCCAAGTCTTTATCTATTACTTTTTTTAGTTTTGTTTCTAACATTATTTGATCAGAAGGAGTTATGTTTCCTCTGAAAATTGATTTTTGATGGTGTTTTAGGTATTGTTTACATATTTTAAAAACTTTCGCAACTCTATATTTACCTATATCGCTAAACTCATCTGCGATATCATAAAACAAAAATACATAGTTATAGTTTATATTTTGTTTTTTAGCCATATTACATCTTCTCTTTTAATAAAAATGGACTAAACTCTTTTTCTTCAACTATATATTTTATAAGTTTATATCCATCAAGTTTGATACAGTTTTTAAAACTTGTTTTTCTTTTTAGTTTTTTGTGCATAAAAGTTTCATTTATTCTTGTTTCAAAGGCATCTATAAATATCTTTTTGCCCTCTTCATTTAAAAGCGCATAATTTAAACTTTTGTCAAAGTGCTTTGCAACTTGAATTCTTTTTTTACCTACTAAATCAAAAATAGTTTTAAATACAATGATAGGTTTAAAAGCTTCACTTATATCAAGACTTAAAGAAAACCTTCCCTCTCTTGGAGAGTGCAAGAAACTTATAGTTTGATTTAGATGTGTTTCATATATACTTGATATTGTTTTTGTATAAAGCAAAGTATTTCCAAAACTCACAAGAGCATTTATAGGGTTATCTGGTGGTCTTTTTACCCTTTTATTCATGATAAAATCTTCTGGCAAAAAGTATTTAAAACTATCGTAAAACCTATTCCAAACTTGCCCTTCTACAAAGAGTATTTGCTCTATAGTTAACTCTTTATTTAAAAGCTTTTCAACATCATTTTTAAGCCAATCTAACACCTGCTTTAACTCTTTTTTTCCATGTCTAAAATAATGATATAAGCTTTCATGAATATTAAAAGCTATTGCCCTTACAATAGCCTTTGCTATGTGCAATCTTCGCTCAATAAAACATAAAGATTGTTTTATAGTCAAATTCCCACTTACAAGTTGCTCTTTAGGATAAAAGCTTCCACTATAATTTCCATGATAATTAAAAAGGTGAAGAGTAATACCAGCCTTTGAGATAAAATCCAAAAATTTAGTATTGAAACTCACTTCATTCATACAATATAGTTCCCTAGTATCTTGAATGGGAATATAAAAATTTCCTTTTTCATTCCTAAAAGCTATGGAGTTATCTTTGCGTTTAAGTTCACCCATTGAAAATATATATCTAGTATGATTCTTTGCCATTTTAATCCTTATATAAAACAATACTCATAATAAGCACACTTTTTACACTTGTTTTCAAATTTTGCTCTTGGTGGTACTGGTGCATTTATAAGAGTTTCTATCTCATCACATATTTTTAAAAGCTCTTTTTCATTTACCTCATCTAAGTCAATATAATGTATCTTTTTATCTTGCTTATTTTTTTCTATAAACTCTATTTTCCCTTTTCTTTCAACACCTTTTTGTTTTAGTTTATAAAGATAAAGTAAAACCTGCCATCGTACAGATTCTATATCACTATCACTTTTTTTAATCTCTACCAAATAATCACGGGTGAGTTTATCTATTTTGATATTGTCAATACTTATCTCAGCTTTTTTTGACTTTGATTCATTTATTTCATGTAAGATTTTACCAATTCGTACATCTTCGCTATTGTCTTCTAGGTTTATGCGGTTGGCATGAAGCCAGAGTTTTGTTTTACATATAAAAAAGTATGAGATTAAAGTGCCGTTTATTTTCATTTGTTTTCTAATAAGTCTTTTGCATTTTGATTTGTTACAACTCTTTTACCTGTTTTTTCTTCTATTGCTTTTCTTGTATCTCCTGCTATTGTTCCACCCTCTTTAGCTATTTTTTTACTTTCATCTAGTCCATCTGGCTTTTTTTCTTTTGAGATTTCTGTTGTGGTTGCTTCTGCAAGCATATTAAGAACTAGCTCAAGATTTGTCATATTGTCTCTTAGATTCTCTTTTTTGAGATTTTTGAGTTTTTTATACTCTTTTGTAGTATTCCCACTCCAAGCTTTTGAAATAATATCAGTAAGAAGAGCAAACTCCTTACCCTCTTCTACTCCTCTTTGTTTCCATTCATCAGTTAGCTCTTTTCTTACTTCAATACTTTTAAGTCTTTGGTTTATCCACTTTTCAGAATATCCAAGTTTCATATAATCTCTCAAAGCAGTATCAATAGACTTTTCAGGATCTTGTATAGCTTCTATTCTCTCATAGCCAATCTTTGCTAGCCACATTTTAAAAGGTTCAGCTTGAGGTGAGGGAATAGACTGGATAAGCCTTAAAAGTTGTTCTGTAGTAGCTACATCAGTAAGTCTCATCTTACCATCAGATGCTTTCATTTTCAACTGGTGACAATTTGTCACCGTTTCATTCCCTTCCTCTTTTAATCTCTGTTTTAGTTTATTCCAATATTTTCTAGGACTAGCACTTTGAGTTAATATTGTCACTACATCTACAATACTAAAATACCACAATTCACTATTTTCATCCCAATGACTTCTTATCTGTTTCGATTCAAAAAGTTGTATTTTGTCCATATTCTACCTTTTTACATAAATTCACAAGACTTATCATCATCTATTAATAATCCCTCTCTATAATTATATTTTAAGTCTAAAACTTTATAAAAAGATTCTTTTTGTGATATATAAAGATATTTTTTTCCATAATAATTTGGTAATGAAATAGTATATTCATGAAATTTTTTTGAATCTATATTATCATTTAAAAAATCATCTACTAATAAATAGTCTACTTTAGATTGCTCTATATGTCTTAAGTCATAATTATCTTCAGATTTTTTTATTCCATCTAATTCTTTTAGAACATCATCATATTTTTTATATCCTTGTTTAAATAGGCTATCTATCTCATTATTTATCTTTATATCATTTTTAAATACTTTATCATAAACTATATTTAGCCATTTTACATATTCCCCAAGTTCAAAATATCCATTTTCTATAGTATCAAAAGTTATTTGTATTAGATACTTTGACTTATAAGGGAACTCTTTTTCATATTTAAAAATATATATTACTCCCTTTTTAGTTTCATCTTTTTTACGATTTACTCTACCAAACCTTTGAATCAAAGAATCAATTGGAGCATTATCTGTAAACATTATGTCAAAATCAATATCTAATGATATTTCTACTATTTGAGTTGCAATTAAAATAAAAGGTTTATTACCATCTAACTTATCAAAAATATCCTTCTCTTTTTGATTTTTATCTCTTTTTTTAAATGTAGAATGATAAAGTATCAAATCATCTTCATCTATACCATAATCATCTCTAAGCTTTTTATATGTATCTGTTGCACTTTTTACACTATTTCTTATAATTAATATATTTTTATTTTCTTTGAACTTTTTA is a window of Halarcobacter sp. DNA encoding:
- the cas2 gene encoding CRISPR-associated endonuclease Cas2 → MAKKQNINYNYVFLFYDIADEFSDIGKYRVAKVFKICKQYLKHHQKSIFRGNITPSDQIMLETKLKKVIDKDLDFISIIKVQNSGSFAEVVIGNDKKESESIFI
- the cas1b gene encoding type I-B CRISPR-associated endonuclease Cas1b yields the protein MAKNHTRYIFSMGELKRKDNSIAFRNEKGNFYIPIQDTRELYCMNEVSFNTKFLDFISKAGITLHLFNYHGNYSGSFYPKEQLVSGNLTIKQSLCFIERRLHIAKAIVRAIAFNIHESLYHYFRHGKKELKQVLDWLKNDVEKLLNKELTIEQILFVEGQVWNRFYDSFKYFLPEDFIMNKRVKRPPDNPINALVSFGNTLLYTKTISSIYETHLNQTISFLHSPREGRFSLSLDISEAFKPIIVFKTIFDLVGKKRIQVAKHFDKSLNYALLNEEGKKIFIDAFETRINETFMHKKLKRKTSFKNCIKLDGYKLIKYIVEEKEFSPFLLKEKM
- a CDS encoding CRISPR-associated protein Cas4 yields the protein MKINGTLISYFFICKTKLWLHANRINLEDNSEDVRIGKILHEINESKSKKAEISIDNIKIDKLTRDYLVEIKKSDSDIESVRWQVLLYLYKLKQKGVERKGKIEFIEKNKQDKKIHYIDLDEVNEKELLKICDEIETLINAPVPPRAKFENKCKKCAYYEYCFI
- a CDS encoding Bro-N domain-containing protein, translated to MDKIQLFESKQIRSHWDENSELWYFSIVDVVTILTQSASPRKYWNKLKQRLKEEGNETVTNCHQLKMKASDGKMRLTDVATTEQLLRLIQSIPSPQAEPFKMWLAKIGYERIEAIQDPEKSIDTALRDYMKLGYSEKWINQRLKSIEVRKELTDEWKQRGVEEGKEFALLTDIISKAWSGNTTKEYKKLKNLKKENLRDNMTNLELVLNMLAEATTTEISKEKKPDGLDESKKIAKEGGTIAGDTRKAIEEKTGKRVVTNQNAKDLLENK